gctagctagcaggccAATTAATAGCGCCATTTATTTAATTGGTATTTAGCTATAGCAGCCTCATTGACATGGAACTACATTTATTTCAGGGGGAACGTAATTTCGGTTAACCCAAATTAGGTGGAACGAGGAAATGGAAAATAGCTAACGTTCGCTAGTAGTTATCGTCATTAGCAACGAGGCTAGCTATCATCATGCAAACAACCACCGACTTACTTTAGCTGTGGTACTCCTGCTGTTGATTCGGACGCCTCTTGCGATTCACCTAAGTGTTCAAGTGTATTTAATTCGATCAAATATAAATATTGTATAATTATCAGTCAATAGAGACAGACAAGCAACCCTTTcattatttttcttcttcttgctATCTCGCTGTTCGTGAAAGGTTGACGTTCTCCGGAAGTACAGGCAGTCGCACCATTGAGCTTTGAACGACACACCCGCTTGCGTCAACACTTCCAGGTTGCACAGGGCtcgatacattttttgggggggacccaaatttaaataaatgttttaaaataatgGTGATTAATTGAGTATATGACTTCAAATTTTCTAACTCAATGGTTTTAACAATGCAATGATACAAGCTCAGttatttaaaatgtatattaTGTGGATAGAATGTTTGAAACCATGCACCAAATAACCTCCATATGATATTCCCTGTCCTACATTTTTGGATACTGATAACATTTTATGGACTAAAAAACTGCCTCAAACATTAAACGAAGTTCAGTCAATCATCTTTATTACTCACTTCTATAGAATTTTCAGGAATATCTTATCTAAATGCGAGTGGTTACAAAAATAAAGCACATCTTGAGGAAAAAGAACAGACACTCATATAAATGTTGGGTAAGAAAACTAAAGGAGTCAACATTTGTTATCACTTTGCTTTCATCATCATTACACACTGCTAGTCAGTGCTGGATTTGGGTATAACCCCAACCGGAACTGATTAGCGGCACCTCATTTTCTACTGCTCTAGTTCCTGCACCTTATATAGAATATTTAGTTCAAAAGTATTATGGACTTCCTGCACCTTAACAGTACCAGCACACAAAATGAGTACTgacacctatttcagtccaagtcaagcactgttgCTAGTTTATCAAAATTGTGAGGAAACTTGATCAGTGGTTTAAAgtactgaagaaaaaaaatacttgGGTATGTGTACATTACATTCCTATTtatatttgactacttttactccaCCACATTCCTAAAGATATGTACTACTCCCATACATTTACCCCAACACCCAAAATAAGACTGTGGCACATAATTCTATTCTGCCTCAGCATTTTGAATGCTGAGGCAGGATAGAATTATGTGCCACAGTCtgtcagtaaataaataaaaaacaagaaaatcgtgccgtctggtttgcttaatataaggaattttatgTATAGCATTGACTTTTactttgtacttttactcaagtatgaacaTTTAGTACTTCTTCAAGTACTTCTAGTACTTCTTCTTCAAGGGTGACGGTTGCTTGAGTAATTTTTCATTGacttatctttacttttactcaagtaggacgatttagtactttttccaacactgaACATGACACATTTCACAATCACATTGAATTCAATGAGGCTACATGTTTGAACACAGCTGTAAAAATATACTGATGGTCAGTTCAGAAAGACTGTTGTTGATCATAATTATTTGAGGTTACAGATGTATATCAACTGATGATCAAACAATGGTGAACACGCACAAAGACACAGACAGGTACACTCATCTGATGGGTCACCATAAACATACACTCCATGCTTCCATTATTTTGTCCCTTCACTGTAGGTCTGTAAATGCACAAATTGAGGACCGTTGGTATTAGTCCGTCTATCAGTTTGAATGAGCTCTCTAGTCAAAGTGGTATTTCACACGACACACACAATTTACTACATTCCCCTATGCGTTTGTGCATCCAAAAGTTATTTCATGAGCTTTTGTAAACAGTTATGAACTGCCCTCTACTGTAAACGGAAGTACCTCAAAATGTGAACACTTTAGGATTGTTAAGTCAAACTCTTCCTATCCGAGTAAGGGTGGCCCAAGAACACGGAGTAAAACATATCCCACTTACATGTTTACATAGAAAAGCTATACTGTCAAATTCATCTCTGTTGAATCGATACATTGTGCCGATGTAGAGCATACTGAAAAGCTGAAAAATAAATCACTAATGCTAAAATAATATGGATGAGATGTAGAGTAGTTGTCCCCTCTGTTGCATTGTCTTCTGGATACATAGTCAGGAGGTAAAGTGTTCAAAAAGGCAGTCGTTCTCTTCCTAACGTCCTCAAGCCTCATCATGCTATCGCTTTTGCTTCAGGCAGGAATGCTTCCCAGAACTTTACGTGCTAGATCCAAGAGGGAGAAAAGTGAAAAGAGAGCACATCAATATGATGGAGTATAAAGGCCAACATTTCAAGCAAACAGttacatgaaaacacacacatttgaagagatttaaaaaaataaatacaaatgaaaagaGTACAGATTACCCGCTGTTGAGACTGTAGAAGAGACTCCAGATATTTCACTATCTGGCTTTTGAAGTCCTTGGACTTCTCTTTCTGTTAGATGGAGGGGAAGAAAATAACTGTCAGGTAGATTTTCTCATGCAAAACTATCCTGAATACGGTAGCACGATGTTGctccaatgcaaaaaaataaatagccTTTACCTCAAACCTGAGGAATTCCTTACGAACGGTTACAGAGATCCTGTCAAAATCCCTCTCGTACTGAGTGACTTTACCCTCCCACTGTGAAAGAAATGAGGGGAATAAGGAGAGTTTAATGTGGAACTAGAAGTCAAAGCAATACCATCTCCCTTTAAGCATGCATTAACACAGTGCTGGCTCCTGTACCTCAGTGATCTCCTCTTTGGCCTGTTGTAGTTTGTCAGGCTTGTTGGCCCACAGAAGCTTTGCCTCAACCTCCCTCTTCTTCTGCAGGGTGCTCTGAGCCTCCTGCCAGCGCTGCCACGTTTTCATGCGCTGCTCAAAACAGCCCTGAGGACAACATAACGAGAATTCCCAAATTAAGCGCACAGCACGAGTTCAGGCCAAAATCTGCACCACATCAATTTCACATCGAGGGCACACAGATTCTAGCTAGTAGCTACCCAGTTTAGCACCAAAGATAGCAACGTTTGCACTAATCTTCCATTGACATTTTGGATTTACTCATCCAGTTAATGTAGTCGTAGCGTTCTATTTAAAATTCAGGCCATAGAATGAAGTTTCCGTACCCTGACGGCCCCTAGTAGGCGGATGTAGAATGAAGTTTCCGTACCCTGACGGCCCCTAGTAGGCGGATGTAGTCGGCCAGCAGCTCGGCCAAGATGAAGAAGTCGCTGGCCGCCTGCTCCTGGTGTAGCGTCTCCATCTTGTCCTCCACCTCGGCCAGTTGGGAGAGGGCCCGGGACAGAGCTGTGTTGTCCTCCGAGTTGCCCAGCATGGCCATGCTCTTGGCGAACACTGCTGTGTTCCCGCAGAGCTCTGACGAAACAACAGATATACCAGGGtcacaaataaaaaaaaagaaggtcTGCTTGACAGCTCCAATCTTATCAAAAGGGTTTTAAAGCAGACATCTCTTTTTTCTGTGAATCTCACCCTTTCTGTGGTTGACCAGGGAGTCCACCACCGCATGGAGTTTCCTCAGCTGCAGCTCCTCGCTCTCCACCTCCTGCAGTTTGTTGTCAAACCACTGGAACACAAAGCAACGTGGGAGGTACGATCAGGCAACCAATCTACATCAATTAAACTAATTTGAATGACAAAGGGGACGTGTCGACCCAAAGCTTTACAGAGGCATACGCATCCCGTTTAGCAGACAGTAAAGAAAAATATCATATTTTTacagaaaaaaaaaatgcaaaagcTCCAACATTAATTTAGATAACTGACTTTACTGCTATGATTTCTTGTTTGGCATTTGAGTAAATCAACCAGAACAGTGATTGTCTTACAGCATCCGAGTCACTGATCTTGATGGTCATCTTACTGACAGCATCTGATGCTCTGTTGATCATCTTCAGGAAGCCAGCtccactcagtgtgtgtgtacccaccGCCCTAGGcagctgacagacacacacacgcacgcagacacacacgcacgcagacacacacgcacgcagacacacacgcacgcagacacacacgcacgcagacacacacgcacgcagacgcacgcacgcagacaGTGAACAAATTAATGCATGATTCCAGTAGTCTGTGACAGTATTGACAGCTAATGACTTTAGAGCACCTACCTCGTCTCTTTCCAGGAACTCTCTGACATCAGGGTCTTGTAACAGGGACGGGTGACACACTACTCTCTGCAGGTACCTAGAAAATCCCACAAATATCAACGGGCTAGACTACAGGGAGGAAACAATGCAATGCCTGCCATAGCAATGAAGATACAGCAATACATTCTTAACAAAAGCAAAGGAATATGACAAATATCAACAGGCTAATATAAAACACAATCTGAACACAATCTGAGTACAATAATGGTAAAAGGTGCTTCTTCAGGTTCTACCTCTCCAGagccgctctcctcctctccacaaaGTCAGCCGAGGAAGAGTCATCCTTTCCCACCTTCACTTTGGTCATCCCTAGGGAGTCAAGACATGGTGTTACTAGTGTCTTTCTGTATTTCATGTGCCGTGATCAGTACCCTGCACCTGTGAAATCTACCGGGTTTGCATACTATGCCTGCAACCCGGTTTTTGAAACTGGCTGGCAGACATGAACTGACAAATGTAGTTCCTTACCCACAACGCTCTTCTCTGGTGGTGGAGGGATGATACAGCCGTTCAGGGAGTGCTTCACCGACAGCTTCTCATACAGCCCAAGGAAATCACTGAACCTCCTCCACACCGAGAATGTCCTGTTCCTGAacatgggtaatgtagtctaggGGGTGGAATTAGTGAGGCTTAGTATCAGTTTGCGCAAGACAAAATCACAAGTTCTGATTTCATAGAGGACTGGCAGAAGTAGGCCTACTCAACACAAGCAGAGTAATTCCTTCAAATTGTTCATGGTCACAGTGCAAAGCATAGAAAAATGGTTTGGGAACACTACTATATACATGACCAAAACCAAAACGAGTTGTTTAAGAAGTCCTGATTTTGCTGCTGCAGAAGTTACATACCCGAGTGGACACCTTGTAGGCCATGTAAGCGTTCATGCCATCTCCTAAAAGGGAAAATCAAATTGTCAGGTTACAGAGGTTGACACATAGTTTAGTTTACAATATGAAATCCGAGAGACGGGAAAATGACACacaaactgtaaaaaaaatatattttaaaacagGCATATCCTGGCTACAACCCTCCAGGACCAAGCGTGAACAACATTTAAAAACTAAACTGAGGTAAAGACGTTTCAAGGATCTGGTCCTGGTCCGTATTGAGCTCACGGCATCTTGTGTATCCATGCTGTTCTGGCTCTTgtcgtagctagctagcatgcctGTCGGCTTCTGTGATGCTTTGATATTCCATCTTCTGTTGTCTTTGTTGTGTTCTTCCCATTCAAATTGACAAAAACAAAACTCTCAACTTGCCATGTGTAGCTAAAGCTATAGTTAGTTCTTGCTATATTGATAGCCAATATTAGACTCCTAACCCTCAAAGTTGCTTGGACAAGCAAGAAAACACTCCCTCACCCAGCGATGCCGTCTTGGCTTCCTACTTTAAAAACTCAACTCAATTGAGAGGAAGATGAGATAATTACATCATAGCTTCCATTGATTCAACCACAATACACACGTCCAATGCTTCTAAAATGGTTGCCAAACATCAGTTCAAAGATAGTGAGCAAAAAATATTCCTTACCAATTTTCTCTGGATTGGTGACAGCAACCTCCATGTCAAAGCTGTCCTCATCTTTTTCCTCTTCCAACTGAATTGGTGGAAATGAGCTGGTGAACAACAAGACTTCGGGAAACTGCACTTACATTTACTGTTAttattctctctcttttgctGCATATGATGAAAACATTTGGGGTTTTGCTAGTCTCATAAGGTCAGCAGTGTTCCCTATCCCCTATATCGGTCTTTTGAGGGCTGATAATAATTACGTTATGGCATAATGGCCCTCCAAAGCAACGAACAGCAGACAACAACATATTACATTAAACTAAACTGTGGAGGAATTTGTTAGGcatgtcctgttgtagcctacctgctctatagacctgggttgtgttgctgatgtcctgttgtagcctacctgctccatagacctgggttgtgttgctgatgtcctgttgtagcctacctgctccatagacctgggttgtgttgctgatgtcctgttgtagcctacctgctctatagacctgggttgtgttgctgatgtcctgttgtagcctacctgctctatagacctgggttgtgttgctgatgtcctgttgtagcctaccatagacctgggttgtgttgctgatgtcctgttgtagcctaccatagacctgggttgtgttgctgatgtcctgttgtagcctacctgctccatagacctgggttgtgttgctgatgtcctgttgtagcctacctgctccatagacctgggttgtgttgctgatgtcctgttgtagcctacctgctccatagacctgggttgtgttgctgatgtcctgttgtagcctacctgctccatagacctgggttgtgttgctgatgtcctgttgtagcctacctgctctatagacctgggttgtgttgctgatgtcctgttgtagcctacctgctccatagacctgggttgtgttgctgatgtcctgttatagcctacctgctccatagacctgggttgtgttgctgatgtcctgttgtagcctacctgctccatagacctgggttgtgttgctgatgtcctgttgtagcctacctgctccatagacctgggttgtgttgctgatgtcctgttgtagcctacctgctccatagacctgggttgtgttgctgatgtcctgttatagcctacctgctccatagacctgggttgtgttgctgatgtcctgttatagcctacctgctccatagacctgggttgtgttgctgatgtcctgttgtagcctacctgctccatagacctgggttgtgttgctgatgtcctgttgtagcctacctgctccatagacctgggttgtgttgctgatgtcctgttgtagcctacctgctccatagacctgggttgtgttgctgatgtcctgttgtagcctacctgctccatagacctgggttgtgttgctgatgtcctgttgtagcctacctgctccatagacctgggttgtgttgctgatgtcctgttgtagcctacctgctccatagacctgggttgtgttgctgatgtcctgttgtagcctacctgctccatagacctgggttgtgttgctgatgtcctgttgtagcctacctgctccatagacctgggttgtgttgctgatgtcctgttgtagcctacctgctccatagacctgggttgtgttgctgatgtcctgttgtagcctacctgctccatagacctgggttgtgttgctgatgtcctgttgtagcctacctgctccatagacctgggttgtgttgctgatgtcctgttgtagcctacctgctccatagacctgggttgtgttgctgatgtcctgttgtagcctacctgctccatagacttgggttgtgttgctgatgtcctgttgtagcctaccatagacctgggttgtgttgctgatgtcctgttatagcctacctgctccatagacctgggttgtgttgctgatgtcctgttgtagcctacctgctccatagacctgggttgtgttgctgatgtcctgttgtagcctacctgctccatagacctgggttgtgttgctgatgtcctgttgtagcctacctgctccatagacctgggttgtgttgctgatgtcctgttgtagcctacctgctccatagacctgggttgtgttgctgatgtcctgttgtagcctacctgctccatagacctgggttgtgttgctgatgtcctgttgtagcctacctgctccatagacctgggttgtgttgctgatgtcctgttgtagcctacctgctccatagacctgggttgtgttgctgatgtcctgttgtagcctacctgctccatagacctgggttgtgttgctgatgtcctgttgtagcctacctgctccatagacctgggttgtgttgctgatgtcctgttgtagcctacctgctccatagacctgggttgtgttgctgatgtcctgttgtagcctacctgctccatagacctgggttgtgttgctgatgtcctgttgtagcctacctgctccatagatctgggttgtgttgctgatgtcctgttgtagcctacctgctccatagacctgggttgtgttgctgatgtcctgttgtagcctacctgctccatagacctgggttgtgttgctgatgtcctgttgtagcctacctgctccatagacctgggttgtgttgctgatgtcctgttgtagcctacctgctccatagacctgggttgtgttgctgatgtcctgttgtagcctacctgctccatagacctgggttgtgttgctgatgtcctgttgtagcctacctgctccatagacctgggttgtgttgctgatgtcctgttgtagcctacctgctccatagacctgggttgtgttgctgatgtcctgttgtagcctacctgctctatagacctgggttgtgttgctgatgtcctgttgtagcctacctgctccatagacctgggttgtgttgctgatgtcctgttgtagcctaccatagacctgggttgtgttgctgatgtcctgttgtagcctacctgctccatagacctgggttgtgttgctgatgtcctgttgtagcctaccatagacctgggttgtgttgctgatgtcctgttatagcctacctgctccatagacctgggttgtgttgctgatgtcctgttgtagcctacctgctccatagacctgggttgtgttgctgatgtcctgttgtagcctacctgctccatagacctgggttgtgttgctgatgtcctgttgtagcctacctgctccatagacctgggttgtgttgctgatgtcctgttgtagcctacctgctccatagacctgggttgtgttgctgatgtcctgttgtagcctacctgctccatagacctgggttgtgttgctgatgtcctgttgtagcctacctgctccatagacctgggttgtgttgctgatgtcctgttgtagcctacctgctccatagacctgggttgtgttgctgatgtcctgttgtagcctacctgctccatagacctgggttgtgttgctgatgtcctgttgtagcctacctgctccatagacctgggttgtgttgctgatgtcctgttgtagcctacctgctccatagacctgggttgtgttgctgatgtcctgttgtagcctacctgctccatagacctgggttgtgttgctgatgtcctgttgtagcctacctgctccatagacctgggttgtgttgctgatgtcctgttgtagcctacctgctccatagacctgggttgtgttgctgatgtcctgttgtagcctacctgctccatagacctgggttgtgttgctgatgtcctgttgtagcctacctgctccatagacctgggttgtgttgctgatgtcctgttgtagcctacctgctccatagacctgggttgtgttgctgatgtcctgttgtagcctacctgctccatagacctgggttgtgttgctgatgtcctgttgtagcctacctgctccatagacctgggttgtgttgctgatgtcctgttgtagcctacctgctccatagacctgggttgtgttgctgatgtcctgttgtagcctaccatagacctgggttgtgttgctgatgtcctgttatagcctacctgctccatagacctgggttgtgttgctgatgtcctgttgtagcctaccatagacctgggttgtgttgctgatgtcctgttatagcctacctgctccatagacctgggttgtgttgctgatgtcctgttgtagcctacctgctccatagacttgggttgtgttgctgatgtcctgttgtagcctaccatagacctgggttgtgttgctgatgtcctgttatagcctacctgctccatagacctgggttgtgttgctgatgtcctgttgtagcctacctgctccatagacctgggttgtgttgctgatgtcctgttgtagcctacctgctctatagacctgggttgtgttgctgatgtcctgttgtagcctacctgctccatagacctgggttgtgttgctgatgtcctgttgtagcctacctgctctatagacctgggttgtgttgctgatgtcctgttgtagcctacctgctccatagactcaggttgtgttgctgatgtcctgttgtagcctacctgctccatagactCAGGTTGTGTTGCTGATAGTGTAAGTGACGGGGTGAATTCAGCTCCAGAGGACTTGGCTGTGGTGCTGGGGTTCTCCATGGACAGCTCCACCGAGACCTCTGAGGGGACGGAGGGGCAACATATAACATAGGCAAGGACGTCACAGGGAGATGAACCAATTCTGCTTTTCAGTCTAGTAGGGGTAATAATAAAAGGGGAAAATGATAACATACCTGCAAATAGATCATTCTCATTGTCTGAATGGACACCGTTGGACTTAGAGGTTGTGATGGAACTGTTGACAGCGGTGCTAGTTTCTGCTTCACTGAAGAGGTCAGCTGGTTCTTCACCATTGGCTGTGTCAGGCTGAAAGGCCTCTGCAACAGGGTTGCTCTGAAGGGTAATACAAAAATATCAATAAAGAGGACAGCACTTAGAATTGAGGGTATTAAAACAGGTCACTAACCTTTCACATACAAGGAGTGGACTTGGGTTATCAGTGAAAAGGGGCCAGGTCAGTTGATTGTGACAAAGGCaattataaaaaattaaaaaaaatgtaacttcATATTAATCTCCAGCTCGACATCAACATATGAAAATGGTGCATTTGTGTTTTGAAGTTAAAGAGATCGGAAGATGTGTTTTTTGACTCAAAAACATATAAACCCACCATGATCACATGTTGATGTTGGGGGTGTTGGAGATGATGAATTTAGTGTTGGAAAATAGTGAATTGTCCCTTTAGTTATGTATTACATTGCTGTATTACAATGATGCAACAGAATACATGGGCCTACATAGCCACATGTCCATTACTATCAAACTCATTTTCGTCCAAAAATGAAGGTGGGGGTAACTGGTCAAGTGTAGACTGATGTCCACTATGGGATTTGAAGACAATTTCTCATCTTTTCCTTTATTTGGGTGGAAACAAGTGTATGTCCAACTGaagttagatatatatatattagtagaACTAGCTAGCCAACGTGCAGTGAAGTTGTAAAAATAGAACCGATTTAACAAGCTAGTTAGTTACATTATCAGATGCCCCGGTCCTGGACAAGAGTGAGGTCAACCATTGCCCAGATGTGGCTAATTCTGTTTGGA
This sequence is a window from Oncorhynchus clarkii lewisi isolate Uvic-CL-2024 chromosome 26, UVic_Ocla_1.0, whole genome shotgun sequence. Protein-coding genes within it:
- the LOC139384650 gene encoding sorting nexin-1-like isoform X1, whose amino-acid sequence is MAASSRRNPPPLPGAENQDPLSEMADEDSDEGEDIFVGNSNPVAEAFQPDTANGEEPADLFSEAETSTAVNSSITTSKSNGVHSDNENDLFAEVSVELSMENPSTTAKSSGAEFTPSLTLSATQPESMEQLEEEKDEDSFDMEVAVTNPEKIGDGMNAYMAYKVSTRTTLPMFRNRTFSVWRRFSDFLGLYEKLSVKHSLNGCIIPPPPEKSVVGMTKVKVGKDDSSSADFVERRRAALERYLQRVVCHPSLLQDPDVREFLERDELPRAVGTHTLSGAGFLKMINRASDAVSKMTIKISDSDAWFDNKLQEVESEELQLRKLHAVVDSLVNHRKELCGNTAVFAKSMAMLGNSEDNTALSRALSQLAEVEDKMETLHQEQAASDFFILAELLADYIRLLGAVRGCFEQRMKTWQRWQEAQSTLQKKREVEAKLLWANKPDKLQQAKEEITEWEGKVTQYERDFDRISVTVRKEFLRFEKEKSKDFKSQIVKYLESLLQSQQRHVKFWEAFLPEAKAIA
- the LOC139384650 gene encoding sorting nexin-1-like isoform X2; the protein is MEQLEEEKDEDSFDMEVAVTNPEKIGDGMNAYMAYKVSTRTTLPMFRNRTFSVWRRFSDFLGLYEKLSVKHSLNGCIIPPPPEKSVVGMTKVKVGKDDSSSADFVERRRAALERYLQRVVCHPSLLQDPDVREFLERDELPRAVGTHTLSGAGFLKMINRASDAVSKMTIKISDSDAWFDNKLQEVESEELQLRKLHAVVDSLVNHRKELCGNTAVFAKSMAMLGNSEDNTALSRALSQLAEVEDKMETLHQEQAASDFFILAELLADYIRLLGAVRGCFEQRMKTWQRWQEAQSTLQKKREVEAKLLWANKPDKLQQAKEEITEWEGKVTQYERDFDRISVTVRKEFLRFEKEKSKDFKSQIVKYLESLLQSQQRHVKFWEAFLPEAKAIA